A genomic stretch from Hydrogenimonas urashimensis includes:
- a CDS encoding SEL1-like repeat protein, which produces MQERRYTLEEAVRLYEEERFEEALTALKQHRKKADAQYFIGMIYYEGFGVVKDMQKAKHWFKKASRQGSLDAEYMLLCCEGNTSSCCKA; this is translated from the coding sequence ATGCAAGAGAGACGCTATACGCTTGAAGAGGCGGTCAGACTCTATGAAGAGGAACGGTTCGAAGAAGCGCTGACAGCGCTGAAGCAGCACAGGAAAAAGGCCGATGCGCAATATTTCATAGGAATGATCTACTACGAAGGGTTCGGTGTCGTGAAAGATATGCAAAAAGCGAAGCACTGGTTCAAAAAAGCCTCCCGTCAGGGAAGCCTCGATGCCGAATATATGCTGCTTTGCTGTGAAGGCAACACGTCCAGCTGCTGCAAGGCGTGA
- a CDS encoding citrate synthase translates to MAEKRFTIIDDTTGKRYSYPVIESTRGPNGVDMRTFYRDSGHFSFDPGFTSTASCRSEITFIDGEKGELLYRGIPIEKLATEHNYLETCYLLLTGSLPTRDALVDFDFELRHRSFIHEGLKNLFDAFPQDAHPMSTLSSAVAALSSFYYEHLTINKEAEYQEMARRIIAKIPTIAAFSYRHSRGIPFIYPDIGRSFTENFLYMLRAYPGGKMHITKKGENTIRPIEIEALDTIFTLHADHEQNASTTTVRSVASTGAHPYVAISAGISALWGRAHGGANESVIEQLKMIGNVKNVDKFIAKAKDPNDPFRLMGFGHRVYKNFDPRAQILKKYQDSLKEELDLDSNLMQIASRIEEIALSDDYFIQRKLYPNIDFYSGVILTALGIPRTMFTPIFVIGRTVGWISQWIEFKKDRDQKIVRPRQIYVGP, encoded by the coding sequence ATGGCCGAGAAGAGATTTACCATAATCGATGATACGACAGGCAAAAGGTACTCCTACCCGGTAATCGAATCGACACGGGGACCCAACGGCGTGGATATGCGTACCTTCTACCGTGACAGCGGTCACTTCAGCTTCGACCCCGGTTTCACATCGACGGCAAGCTGCCGTTCGGAAATCACCTTCATCGACGGAGAGAAGGGCGAACTGCTCTACCGGGGCATTCCCATCGAAAAACTCGCGACGGAACACAACTACCTGGAAACCTGTTATCTGCTCCTGACCGGCTCCCTGCCAACGCGGGACGCACTGGTCGATTTCGACTTCGAACTTCGTCACCGCTCCTTTATCCATGAGGGGCTCAAAAACCTTTTCGACGCCTTTCCCCAGGATGCCCACCCGATGTCGACACTCTCTTCGGCGGTCGCGGCGCTCTCATCTTTTTATTACGAGCATCTGACGATCAACAAAGAGGCGGAATATCAGGAGATGGCACGGCGCATCATCGCCAAGATTCCAACCATCGCGGCTTTCTCCTACCGCCATTCACGGGGAATCCCTTTCATCTATCCCGATATCGGGAGAAGTTTCACAGAAAATTTCCTCTACATGCTGCGCGCCTATCCCGGCGGCAAGATGCACATCACGAAAAAGGGCGAGAATACGATCCGGCCTATCGAAATCGAAGCCCTCGACACGATATTCACCCTCCATGCCGACCATGAGCAGAACGCTTCCACGACGACGGTGCGCAGTGTCGCGTCGACAGGCGCCCACCCGTATGTCGCCATTTCCGCCGGGATCTCCGCACTCTGGGGCAGAGCCCACGGCGGTGCCAACGAATCGGTCATCGAACAGCTCAAGATGATCGGCAATGTCAAAAATGTCGACAAATTCATCGCCAAGGCGAAAGACCCGAACGATCCCTTCCGCCTGATGGGATTCGGTCACCGGGTCTACAAAAACTTCGATCCGAGGGCACAGATTCTCAAAAAGTACCAGGACAGCCTCAAAGAGGAGCTCGATCTCGACAGCAACCTGATGCAAATTGCCTCGCGTATCGAAGAGATCGCTTTAAGCGACGACTATTTCATCCAGCGGAAGCTCTACCCGAATATCGATTTCTACAGCGGGGTGATTCTGACGGCACTGGGCATTCCGCGCACCATGTTCACCCCGATCTTCGTGATCGGGAGGACGGTCGGTTGGATCTCCCAGTGGATCGAATTCAAAAAAGACAGAGACCAGAAGATCGTCCGGCCGCGGCAGATCTACGTAGGGCCGTGA
- a CDS encoding HIT family protein, producing the protein MDHLYAPWRTAYITNEEKIEGCVFCHISEHPERDEKHHVLFRDDRCFIVMNRYPYTPGHFMIIPHRHTDALETLDPDVWLRISALAHQGVRMLKEGFGAEGVNLGMNLGAAAGAGIAEHIHLHLVPRFQRDTNFITTIGETRVYSTDFQKVYEKLKSMAGGYFA; encoded by the coding sequence ATGGATCACCTGTATGCACCCTGGCGCACCGCCTATATCACCAACGAAGAGAAGATCGAAGGATGCGTCTTCTGCCACATCAGTGAACATCCCGAACGCGATGAAAAACACCATGTACTCTTCAGAGACGACCGCTGCTTTATCGTTATGAACCGATATCCCTACACACCGGGCCATTTCATGATCATTCCCCACCGGCACACCGACGCACTCGAAACACTCGATCCTGACGTTTGGCTGCGCATCAGTGCGTTGGCGCATCAGGGCGTGCGCATGCTCAAAGAGGGGTTCGGTGCCGAAGGGGTCAACCTGGGAATGAACCTGGGTGCAGCGGCCGGCGCGGGCATCGCCGAACATATCCATCTTCACCTGGTGCCCCGTTTTCAGCGCGATACCAATTTCATCACCACCATCGGCGAAACCCGTGTCTACAGCACCGATTTCCAGAAAGTCTATGAAAAACTCAAATCGATGGCCGGTGGCTATTTTGCATGA
- a CDS encoding TRAP transporter large permease, with protein sequence MIGMLMFLTALVFLLLGIPVAFAFGGVAILFALLFPWDVGLQVFELLPFRIYGIMQNFTLMAVPLFIFMGLVLEKSKMAEDLLESMGKLFGPVRGGLAISTVLVGAILAASTGIVGASVVMMGLITLPIMLKHRYDPKLASGAIVASGTLGQLIPPSVVLIVLGDVMYVSVGDLFKAAVMPGVILTSLYILYILILSWLKPDIAPAMEREPIPYARLLLRAGMAILPPLVLIVAVLGSIFAGIASPTESAAVGVVGAVILTILKRSFHFEILRYAAIETVKLSAMIFMILIGATAFSLVFNAFDGGDFVHRFFTEELGSRWTFILVTMAVIFVLGFFVDFIEISFIVVPILVPIAATFGIDPIWFAILIAMNLQASFLTPPFGFALFYLKGAAGDKVTTGQIYRGVVPFILLQMTALAIVMFWPKIIYWLG encoded by the coding sequence ATGATCGGCATGCTGATGTTTCTGACCGCCCTCGTGTTTTTGCTGCTGGGCATTCCCGTCGCTTTCGCCTTTGGAGGGGTGGCGATTCTTTTCGCACTCCTCTTCCCGTGGGATGTGGGTCTGCAGGTTTTCGAACTGCTTCCTTTTCGCATCTACGGTATCATGCAGAACTTCACCCTGATGGCGGTGCCCCTTTTCATCTTCATGGGGCTTGTTCTCGAAAAGTCCAAAATGGCGGAAGACCTGCTCGAATCGATGGGCAAACTCTTCGGGCCCGTTCGGGGAGGGCTCGCCATCTCCACGGTCCTCGTGGGCGCCATTCTCGCCGCCAGCACCGGCATCGTGGGAGCCAGCGTCGTCATGATGGGGCTTATCACCCTGCCCATCATGCTCAAACACCGCTACGACCCGAAGCTGGCCAGCGGGGCTATCGTCGCCAGCGGCACCCTGGGACAGCTCATCCCGCCTTCTGTGGTTCTGATCGTTCTGGGTGACGTCATGTATGTCAGTGTCGGGGACCTCTTCAAAGCGGCCGTCATGCCCGGCGTTATCCTGACATCGCTTTATATTCTTTATATACTCATCCTCTCCTGGCTCAAACCCGATATCGCGCCGGCCATGGAGCGGGAGCCGATCCCTTACGCAAGACTTCTGCTGCGGGCGGGCATGGCGATTCTGCCACCGCTCGTTCTCATCGTTGCGGTGCTCGGCTCCATCTTCGCCGGCATCGCAAGCCCCACCGAATCGGCGGCCGTCGGTGTCGTGGGTGCCGTGATCCTGACGATTCTGAAAAGAAGTTTCCACTTCGAAATTCTCAGGTACGCCGCCATCGAGACAGTAAAACTGAGCGCCATGATCTTCATGATCCTCATCGGCGCGACCGCCTTCAGCCTGGTCTTCAACGCCTTCGACGGGGGCGATTTCGTCCACCGGTTCTTCACCGAAGAGCTTGGCAGCAGATGGACCTTCATACTCGTGACAATGGCGGTAATATTCGTGCTGGGATTTTTCGTCGATTTCATCGAAATCTCTTTTATCGTCGTGCCTATCCTGGTCCCGATCGCCGCCACTTTCGGTATCGATCCCATCTGGTTTGCCATTTTGATCGCCATGAACCTGCAGGCTTCCTTCCTCACCCCGCCCTTTGGCTTCGCGCTCTTCTATCTCAAAGGGGCCGCCGGAGACAAAGTGACGACCGGGCAGATTTACCGGGGGGTTGTCCCCTTCATTCTCCTGCAGATGACGGCGCTGGCCATCGTCATGTTCTGGCCGAAGATCATCTACTGGCTGGGATAG
- a CDS encoding TRAP transporter small permease subunit, translating to MRRRENLWIRISYAIDEINKWAGATGAFASILLALLIVYDASMRYIFHEGSVALQELEWHLFDILFLLGLAYALKHDKHVRVDILYTRFSQRFKEIVRILTMLLFVIPLGLLVVWYSWDFVLQSFIQHEGSPDPGGLCCRYVIKSFVILAFLLLILQALSETVKAFYRLGELEGGGV from the coding sequence GTGCGACGACGTGAGAATCTGTGGATAAGAATATCCTACGCCATCGACGAAATCAACAAATGGGCGGGGGCGACGGGGGCTTTCGCCTCCATCCTCCTGGCACTGCTCATCGTCTACGACGCCTCGATGCGCTATATCTTTCACGAAGGATCGGTCGCCCTGCAGGAGCTTGAGTGGCATCTTTTTGACATCCTCTTTCTTCTAGGGCTCGCCTATGCCCTCAAGCATGACAAGCATGTGCGTGTCGACATCCTCTACACCCGTTTCTCCCAGCGTTTCAAAGAGATCGTCCGCATCCTCACGATGCTCCTTTTTGTCATCCCTCTGGGGCTTCTGGTGGTCTGGTACAGCTGGGATTTCGTTCTGCAGAGTTTCATCCAACACGAAGGAAGCCCCGACCCCGGGGGCCTCTGCTGCCGATACGTCATCAAATCTTTCGTTATCCTCGCTTTTTTGCTGCTGATTCTTCAGGCTCTCAGCGAAACCGTCAAAGCCTTCTATCGTCTGGGTGAGCTCGAAGGAGGCGGGGTATGA
- a CDS encoding Mur ligase family protein — MIWFEFISHILLVMALGWYLITNLQWYSYRIERVVLHHTKYHWHIIYFLIPLFAYYFTGLYFWIYFYFAYLPTLWLWHRKLDRKLVITGRVKRFFALLLALTLFQDLLCLAKQACEVFGVILPMAIAAIGSAFIEKVMFHGFKVQAKRKLQSMEDLIVVGVTASYGKTSIKNFIAQIVGKEKRVYATPRSVNTLAGVMKDINEELPENTEVYIVEMGARGPGDIAEITEFVQPHYAVVGVIGPQHIEYFRTLERIRNTKMEILSSRRLRHAWVHKSAKVKPDGKVTLFGDEIKDVKATLEGVDFDLALPSGTLHLHIPVLGAFNAINVTAALHVANALGIPYEKGADYAKRLTPIPHRLQRIDAGGKIILDDSFNGNIDGMLASFDLVARYPKRKVLITPGLVESDREQNEKVAKRAAEIFDLVIVTGKINRETFRMYIPEDKLHYLDDKSKMEETLAQLTHPGDLILFANDAPSFI; from the coding sequence ATGATCTGGTTCGAATTCATCTCCCATATCCTACTGGTCATGGCGCTGGGATGGTATCTCATCACCAATCTGCAGTGGTACAGCTACAGGATCGAACGTGTCGTGCTGCACCATACGAAATACCACTGGCATATCATCTATTTTCTGATTCCGCTCTTCGCCTACTACTTCACCGGTCTTTACTTCTGGATCTACTTCTACTTTGCCTACCTGCCGACTCTATGGCTCTGGCACAGGAAACTGGACAGAAAACTTGTCATAACGGGCCGTGTCAAACGTTTTTTCGCCCTTCTTCTGGCCCTCACACTTTTTCAGGACCTTCTGTGCCTCGCCAAACAGGCGTGTGAGGTTTTCGGAGTCATCCTTCCCATGGCGATCGCTGCCATCGGTTCCGCATTCATCGAAAAGGTGATGTTCCACGGCTTCAAGGTCCAAGCGAAAAGGAAACTCCAGAGCATGGAGGACCTGATTGTCGTCGGCGTCACGGCAAGCTACGGCAAGACGAGCATCAAAAACTTCATCGCCCAGATAGTGGGAAAGGAAAAAAGAGTCTACGCTACCCCGCGAAGCGTCAACACGCTGGCCGGTGTCATGAAGGACATCAACGAAGAGCTTCCCGAAAATACCGAAGTCTATATCGTCGAAATGGGAGCCAGAGGTCCCGGGGATATTGCGGAAATCACCGAATTTGTCCAGCCCCACTATGCGGTGGTCGGTGTCATCGGTCCCCAGCATATCGAGTATTTCAGAACTCTCGAACGAATCCGCAACACCAAAATGGAGATACTCTCAAGCAGACGGCTCCGCCATGCCTGGGTCCACAAATCCGCGAAAGTGAAGCCGGACGGGAAAGTGACGCTTTTCGGCGACGAAATCAAAGATGTCAAAGCCACGCTCGAGGGCGTCGATTTCGACCTCGCCCTGCCAAGCGGGACTCTGCATCTGCATATTCCCGTTCTCGGCGCATTCAACGCCATCAACGTCACGGCGGCGCTGCACGTTGCCAATGCTCTGGGCATCCCCTATGAAAAGGGGGCGGACTATGCAAAAAGGCTTACACCTATTCCACACCGTCTTCAGCGCATCGATGCGGGCGGAAAGATAATTCTTGACGACAGTTTCAACGGCAATATCGACGGGATGCTGGCCTCTTTCGATCTCGTCGCCCGCTACCCGAAACGCAAAGTCCTGATTACGCCGGGGCTGGTAGAAAGCGACCGGGAGCAGAACGAAAAGGTCGCCAAACGGGCTGCCGAGATTTTCGATCTTGTCATCGTCACCGGCAAGATCAATCGAGAAACCTTCCGTATGTACATCCCCGAGGACAAACTCCACTATCTCGACGACAAATCGAAAATGGAGGAGACACTTGCGCAGCTGACGCACCCCGGCGATCTGATACTCTTTGCCAACGATGCACCGAGTTTCATCTGA
- a CDS encoding acylphosphatase: MKRYRCIVKGKVQGVWYRRHVAEMAREAGFAGYVKNLPDGNVEAVVDCNPDRLERFEKLLLKGSPMSIVTEIDCKEIPLDSVFTTFKVVR; encoded by the coding sequence TTGAAACGGTATAGATGCATCGTCAAAGGGAAAGTCCAGGGGGTATGGTACCGAAGGCATGTGGCCGAAATGGCACGAGAAGCCGGTTTTGCCGGTTACGTGAAGAATCTTCCCGATGGAAACGTCGAGGCGGTCGTCGACTGCAACCCCGATAGGCTCGAACGTTTTGAAAAACTTCTTTTGAAAGGCTCGCCGATGTCGATCGTCACCGAAATCGATTGCAAAGAGATCCCACTCGATTCTGTGTTCACTACATTCAAGGTTGTCAGATGA
- a CDS encoding alpha/beta fold hydrolase codes for MAVKPIRYRGETFRIAYDIVNPEADRDLIFLHGWGSSKEVMKQPFAQAFGAWRHIYIDLPGFGKSSNDMVLQTEDYAAIVDLFLQNLGANKEAAVGHSFGGKVATLIKPERLVLLSSAGIVLPKPFKVRAKIALFKLLKPFGGTRLRNIFASSDAAGMAQNMYETFKNVVDEDFRSEFAAFDKPALLLWGTQDTATPPVTGETLAKLMQKSEFSLIEGDHYFFLKNRHPVISKMEAFLETV; via the coding sequence ATGGCCGTCAAACCGATCCGTTACCGCGGCGAAACGTTCCGCATCGCCTACGATATCGTCAATCCCGAAGCCGACCGCGACCTGATCTTTTTGCACGGATGGGGAAGCAGCAAAGAGGTGATGAAACAGCCGTTCGCACAGGCCTTCGGAGCGTGGCGGCACATCTACATCGACCTGCCGGGTTTTGGCAAGAGCAGCAACGATATGGTGCTGCAAACGGAGGATTACGCGGCGATTGTCGACCTGTTCCTGCAGAATCTGGGCGCAAACAAAGAGGCCGCCGTGGGCCACTCCTTCGGCGGCAAGGTGGCGACACTTATCAAGCCGGAGCGCCTCGTTCTTCTCTCAAGTGCCGGCATCGTTTTGCCCAAACCTTTCAAGGTGCGGGCGAAAATCGCGCTTTTCAAACTCCTCAAACCATTCGGCGGAACGAGACTGCGAAACATATTCGCCTCTTCCGACGCCGCCGGAATGGCGCAGAATATGTACGAAACCTTCAAAAACGTGGTCGACGAGGATTTCCGCAGCGAATTTGCCGCTTTCGACAAACCGGCACTGCTGCTGTGGGGCACCCAGGATACGGCCACGCCCCCCGTCACCGGCGAGACCCTCGCAAAACTTATGCAGAAATCGGAATTTTCCCTCATTGAAGGCGACCACTACTTCTTTTTGAAAAACCGGCATCCTGTCATTTCCAAAATGGAGGCGTTTCTTGAAACGGTATAG
- a CDS encoding fused DSP-PTPase phosphatase/NAD kinase-like protein: protein MSKPPVRLDTFAEKARAWYHALISQHNLVNIVWLNLHPVAEGKIYRSAQPTPWQLEKLIREYGFKSVINLRGEKPHRPVYALEKRVCDEKGVPLIDVSIFSRRIPDDTTLKALKKAFEKASFPVLMHCKAGADRSSLASVLYLHWVEKMPIEEAMRKHLRFWPYGYIKSSGAGIIAAYFEAFVDYEKEHPGADIIEWSKRWADRERRKAFEKRFKENRTSFVADFFFEKILRRE, encoded by the coding sequence TTGAGCAAACCTCCGGTCAGACTCGATACGTTTGCGGAGAAAGCGCGGGCGTGGTATCACGCGTTGATTTCACAGCACAATCTTGTCAACATCGTCTGGTTGAATCTTCATCCCGTCGCCGAAGGGAAAATCTACCGTTCCGCCCAGCCGACACCCTGGCAGCTTGAAAAGCTGATTCGGGAGTATGGATTCAAAAGTGTCATCAACCTTCGTGGCGAAAAACCGCACCGGCCGGTTTATGCCCTCGAAAAAAGGGTATGCGACGAAAAGGGGGTGCCATTGATCGACGTGAGCATCTTTTCCAGACGAATACCTGACGATACGACATTGAAGGCTCTGAAAAAAGCGTTTGAAAAAGCCTCCTTTCCTGTTCTGATGCACTGCAAGGCGGGGGCAGACAGAAGTTCACTCGCATCGGTGCTCTACCTGCACTGGGTGGAGAAGATGCCGATCGAAGAGGCGATGCGAAAGCACCTGCGTTTCTGGCCCTACGGCTACATAAAAAGTTCCGGCGCGGGTATTATCGCCGCCTATTTCGAAGCATTCGTCGATTACGAAAAGGAGCATCCGGGTGCCGACATCATCGAATGGTCGAAGCGATGGGCGGACCGGGAGCGACGCAAAGCTTTCGAGAAGCGGTTCAAAGAGAACCGCACCAGCTTCGTCGCCGACTTTTTTTTCGAAAAGATTTTGAGGAGAGAGTAG
- a CDS encoding ABC transporter ATP-binding protein: protein MSLKEFFSAYLPLYRNYKEKIAYMVAGMVLTSAATGAIAYMVKPLMDRIFIEKDIQMLYVVPVFIIAAFVAKGLGTYMQGYAMSYVGHDIVRQLRDRLLSHMMHLDMDFHAAFHSGELISRINNDIERIKGAISSQLASFLRESLTAIVLLGVVIYQSPKLALYTLIIVPMVAWPVDYLSKKLKKLSHRSQEKNADLMKQLSENFANYEMIQSYNAQNYELVRFEHYNRDFFETNMKTVKVQLALTPILELVAAIAITIFIVIGGREVLINKTMTTGEFFSFLTALSLLIDPIRRISNLYGQFQNAVAAHERIQQILRYKPMIRSGEKCIDHVETIAFENVTLRYGDTVALKEISMTARKGEVVGLVGDSGGGKSSMVNLILRFYDPAEGSVKINGIDARDIDLKSLRSRIAIVTQRIYIANDTILANVAYGDTRPDRKKAIEALKKANLWSFVETLPEGIETILQEGGTNLSGGQRQRIAIARALYKEPDILILDEATSALDNKSEAAIMETIYALRNELIVFIVAHRLSTIENADTILVFEHGKIVCRGTKEELARGCVTFQNLYRKEKGVGT from the coding sequence TTGAGTCTGAAAGAGTTTTTCTCAGCCTATCTCCCTCTTTACAGAAACTACAAAGAGAAGATCGCCTACATGGTTGCGGGCATGGTCCTCACCTCCGCTGCAACGGGAGCCATCGCCTACATGGTCAAACCATTGATGGACCGCATCTTCATCGAAAAAGATATCCAGATGCTCTATGTCGTGCCCGTCTTCATCATCGCCGCTTTCGTCGCCAAAGGCCTTGGCACCTATATGCAGGGCTATGCCATGAGTTACGTGGGGCACGATATCGTGCGGCAGCTTCGTGATCGTCTGCTTTCGCACATGATGCATCTTGATATGGATTTTCATGCCGCCTTTCACAGCGGCGAGCTTATCAGCCGGATCAACAACGACATCGAGCGGATCAAAGGAGCGATCTCCTCGCAGCTCGCCTCTTTCCTGCGTGAAAGCCTCACGGCGATTGTCCTGCTTGGCGTGGTCATTTACCAAAGTCCCAAGCTCGCACTCTATACCCTCATCATCGTCCCAATGGTGGCATGGCCCGTGGACTATCTTTCCAAAAAGCTCAAAAAGCTCTCCCACCGGTCCCAGGAAAAAAACGCTGATTTGATGAAACAGCTCTCGGAGAATTTCGCCAATTACGAAATGATCCAGTCCTACAACGCCCAGAATTACGAACTGGTCCGTTTCGAACACTACAATCGTGACTTTTTCGAAACCAACATGAAGACGGTAAAGGTTCAGCTGGCCCTGACCCCCATTCTGGAGCTGGTGGCCGCCATCGCCATCACCATTTTCATCGTCATAGGGGGACGCGAAGTTCTTATCAACAAGACGATGACGACAGGGGAGTTCTTCTCGTTCTTGACGGCACTCTCTTTGCTGATCGACCCGATCCGTCGTATCTCCAATCTTTACGGACAGTTCCAGAACGCCGTGGCGGCCCATGAGCGGATTCAGCAGATTCTGCGATACAAACCGATGATCCGAAGCGGGGAAAAGTGTATCGACCATGTGGAGACGATCGCTTTTGAAAACGTCACGCTGCGCTACGGCGATACAGTCGCCCTGAAAGAGATCTCCATGACGGCGAGAAAAGGGGAGGTTGTCGGACTGGTGGGCGACAGCGGCGGCGGAAAGAGTTCGATGGTCAACCTGATTCTGCGTTTCTACGATCCTGCCGAAGGGAGCGTGAAGATCAACGGCATCGACGCGCGCGACATCGATCTCAAATCACTGAGAAGCCGCATCGCCATCGTCACCCAGCGCATCTATATCGCCAACGACACGATTTTGGCCAACGTCGCCTACGGCGATACGCGGCCCGATCGCAAAAAGGCGATCGAGGCTTTGAAAAAGGCGAATCTCTGGTCTTTTGTCGAAACACTTCCGGAAGGCATAGAGACGATCCTTCAGGAGGGAGGCACCAACCTCTCCGGCGGTCAGCGGCAACGCATCGCCATCGCCCGGGCCCTCTACAAGGAGCCCGACATCCTGATTCTCGACGAAGCGACCAGCGCCCTGGACAACAAGAGCGAAGCGGCCATCATGGAGACGATCTACGCTTTGAGAAATGAGCTTATCGTCTTCATCGTCGCCCACAGGCTCAGTACCATCGAAAACGCCGACACGATTCTCGTTTTCGAGCACGGAAAGATCGTATGCCGGGGCACCAAAGAAGAGCTCGCACGCGGATGTGTGACCTTCCAGAACCTCTACCGGAAAGAGAAGGGGGTAGGAACTTGA
- a CDS encoding D-alanine--D-alanine ligase: MNLTILFGGASYEHEISIVSAIALKKVLKGRLTFVFLDAEGNFFHVPSEKMKSNHFSSGEYKKDEILTLTKGGFEKRGFFGSKKLDETGTVLNLVHGAEGEDGTVAALLDFYDIPYIGPRKEASVLSFNKWLTKLYAEGIGISTVKYQVVRIEEERAVKFDYPVIVKPLRLGSSIGVSIVKRKEDLDFALDVAFEFDDEVLIEPFITGIEEYNIAGCKTQDEWIISRIESPKKKEFLDFEQKYLDFSRTESVSEADVDLELAQKLIESFKIIYGHLFEGALIRCDFFVKDGYIMLNEINPIPGSMANYLFDDFGKVIEKLGHALPQQRHIRPDYAYIDRVQSAKGPKTGHAH; the protein is encoded by the coding sequence ATGAATCTGACTATACTCTTTGGCGGAGCCAGTTACGAGCACGAAATAAGCATCGTGAGCGCCATCGCTTTGAAAAAGGTCCTAAAGGGCCGTCTGACATTCGTTTTTCTCGATGCCGAGGGAAATTTTTTCCATGTTCCGTCCGAAAAGATGAAATCGAACCATTTCAGTTCGGGCGAGTACAAAAAAGATGAGATTCTGACACTCACGAAAGGCGGCTTCGAAAAAAGAGGTTTTTTCGGTTCCAAAAAGCTGGATGAAACGGGGACGGTGCTCAACCTGGTGCACGGCGCCGAGGGGGAAGACGGCACCGTGGCAGCGCTGCTTGATTTTTACGACATCCCCTACATCGGACCCCGCAAAGAGGCGTCGGTTCTCAGCTTCAACAAGTGGCTGACCAAACTTTACGCGGAGGGGATAGGCATCAGTACGGTCAAATACCAGGTCGTGCGCATAGAGGAGGAGCGGGCCGTGAAATTCGACTACCCCGTCATCGTCAAACCGCTTCGGCTGGGCAGTTCCATCGGTGTTTCGATCGTCAAACGGAAAGAGGATCTGGATTTCGCTCTCGACGTCGCCTTCGAGTTCGATGACGAAGTGCTGATCGAGCCTTTCATCACGGGCATCGAAGAGTACAATATCGCCGGATGCAAAACCCAAGACGAATGGATCATAAGCCGCATCGAATCGCCAAAGAAGAAGGAGTTTCTCGATTTCGAGCAGAAATATCTCGACTTCTCCCGCACCGAAAGCGTCTCGGAGGCGGATGTCGATCTGGAGCTTGCCCAGAAGCTGATAGAATCCTTCAAAATCATCTACGGCCATCTCTTCGAGGGGGCGCTGATACGCTGCGATTTCTTCGTGAAGGATGGCTATATTATGCTCAACGAGATCAACCCGATACCCGGTTCGATGGCGAACTATCTCTTCGACGATTTCGGCAAGGTCATTGAAAAACTTGGACACGCACTTCCCCAACAAAGGCACATCAGGCCCGACTACGCCTACATCGACAGGGTCCAGAGTGCGAAAGGACCGAAAACGGGGCATGCGCATTGA
- the ruvA gene encoding Holliday junction branch migration protein RuvA: MIVGITGKVVKKDPTHLHILTSGGLIYEVFVSLHCSAAVKSEEVRLHTAHIIREDAQLLYGFMDINEKRMFDTLIKINGVGPKVAMAICSTFTPASFAQIVESKDVGMLKRVPGIGPKSAGRILVELGGFSLEMAEESNPASRAHNEAAMALESLGFKKEQITKALARCSGKDTESLIKEALKTLSK, from the coding sequence ATGATCGTCGGCATAACGGGAAAAGTGGTCAAAAAAGACCCGACCCATCTGCATATTCTCACATCCGGCGGGCTCATCTACGAGGTTTTCGTCTCACTTCACTGCAGCGCTGCCGTCAAAAGCGAGGAGGTGCGCCTCCATACGGCCCATATTATCAGAGAAGACGCCCAGCTGCTCTACGGTTTCATGGATATCAACGAGAAGCGGATGTTCGATACGCTGATCAAAATCAACGGGGTCGGCCCCAAGGTGGCAATGGCGATCTGTTCCACTTTCACGCCCGCCTCTTTCGCCCAGATCGTCGAGAGCAAGGATGTCGGAATGCTCAAACGCGTACCGGGCATCGGACCCAAAAGCGCGGGCCGCATCCTCGTGGAGCTGGGCGGGTTCTCGCTGGAGATGGCTGAAGAGAGCAATCCGGCCAGCCGGGCACACAACGAAGCGGCGATGGCTCTTGAAAGCCTGGGCTTCAAAAAAGAGCAGATCACCAAGGCACTTGCCCGGTGCAGCGGCAAAGACACGGAAAGCCTCATAAAAGAGGCCTTGAAAACATTAAGCAAATAA